CGAGCGGATGAAGCCCATGAAGACGAACACGGCGAAGGGCAGGTAGTACCCGACGTCCACCAGCACGGCGCCCGGCATCGTGTGCATCAGGCCGACGGCGTCGAGGATCCGCGTGATCGGAAGCATGATCACCGCGGGCGGGATCATCAGGCCGGACAGCATCACGCCGAGGACGACACGGCTCCACCAGCGGTCCGACCGCACGAGGTGGTACGCCGACATCGCGGCCAGCAGGGTGGTGATGAGGATCGAGGCCGCGGTCAGGGTGACCGAGTTGACGAGGCCGTACCAGAACAGTCCGTCCGGCCGGCTCAGCACATGTCCAAGGTTGTCGAGGGTCGGCGGCAGCGGGAGTGCCAGCGGAGATGACACGACCTCGGAGCTGGGCTTGAAGACGTTGACCAGTGCCACGTAGAGCGGCATGCAGAAGACGGCCGCCACGCCGGTGGCCAGGAGCGGCCGTATCCACGGCGTTCGGGAGTTCACAGGTTCACCTCTCGTCGTTGCAGGAGCTTGAGCGTGGTCACGCTCGCGGCCGAGACGACGACGAGCATGATCCCGGCCATCGCGGACGCCACTCCCGGACGTTGCTCGGAGAAGGCGGTGCGGATCACCTCGAAGGCCACGGTGGCCGTTCCGTCGGTGCCGGGGCCGCCGTTGGTGAGCACGGCGATCTGGTCGTAGACCTTGAACGAGCTGATCATCAGCATCACGGTGTTGATCGTCAGCGAGGGCGCGAGCAGCGGCCAGGTGATGGCACGGAACTGCTGCCAGGGGCCGGCGCCGTCGAGGCTCGCCGCCTCGTCGAGCTCGGCGGGGATCCCCGCGAGTCCGGCGAGGTAGACCACGACGGCGAAGCCGAGCAGCTGCCAGACCATGATCCCGGAGACGGAGTAGATCGCGTACGACGGATCCGTGAGCCAGCCCGGCGGGTGCTCGACCCCCAGCGACACGAGCGCGCTGTTCAGCAGGCCGTCGTCCGCGAGGATCGAGCGCCCGATCACCGACACCACGACAGCGGAGAGGATCACCGGGGTGAAGTAGACGCTGCGGAGCAGGCTGTAGAGCCGGCCCTGCCTGCGCAGCAGCAGGGCGATCGCGAGACCGAGCAGGTTCGTCAGCAGCACCACGATCACCGTGATCACCACGGTGTTCCACAGGGAGTGCAGGAACTCCTCGTTCCCGAGGAGGAAGCCGTAGTTCTCCAGGCCGATGAACGAGGTTTCGGGGCGGGTGGCGCGCTCGTCGGTCAGCCCGGTGTAGAGGGTCCACAGAATGGGCGCCAGGACCATCGCGGTGAAGATCGCGAGGGTCGGCAGCACGAACACGGCACCGGCTCCCACCGACGACCACGTCCAGGTGCGGCGCCGGTGCGGCCCACCCGCGCGCCCGGACGGGGCCGGAGCGGCCTGCGCCCGGACCGGCTTCCCTCCGGCGGCGACGGTCCCCGTCCCGGCGGGCGAGGGACGCGTCACTTCGTGAGCTCCTTGTACTTCGTGTTCAGCGTCGCGACGAACTCGTCCACGTCCGCACGGCCGTTGAGGAGATCGTTCAGTGCCGCGTCGACCTTGGGTATGAAGCCCGACGGCAGGGCCGGGACGCCGCTCTCGTTTCCGAAGCTCGGCGTCACGGTTCCGCCGGCCCGGGCCTTCTCGTAGAGATCGAGGGTGGTGTTGTACAGCGGCGGCAGGCCCGCCGGCGGCTTGTAGCCCTTGAGCGCGACGAACAGGCCGTCGTACTTCGCCCCGCCGTCGGCGTTCAGCTTCGAGAACTCGACGGCCCACTGCTTGGCCTTCGCGACGTCGGGGGACTTGGCGCTCACCGACAGTCCCCCGCCGGTGTACACGGGCATGACGAGCGAGCCGTCCTGCGTGGGCATGGGGAAGGCGCCGAACTCCTTCTGCTGCGCCTTGTCCGGGGAGGCCGGGAACCACGAGCCCATCGGGTACATGGCGCCCTTGCCCTTGAGGAAGTCCTCCTGCGCCTGGGCGTAGGTGGCCGACAGGTTGTCGACGTTCTCCTTGCCCGCCAGTGCCTTCATCTTGGTCGCCGCGTTGACGAACAGGGGGTCGCTGAAGTCGGTCTTCCCCGCGGTCAGCTTGTCGAGCCACTCCGGGTCCTTGGCGTAGACCTCGTCGGCCACCAGCTGGGCGAAGGTCCATCGCGGGCCGAGGCCGTCCGGTGCGCCGCCGCCGATGACGAACGGCTTGATCTGCGCCGCCTTCAGCTTGTCGACCGCGGCGAGCAGTTCGTCCCACTTCTTCGGAGGAGTGGTGATGCCCGCCTTCTCGAAGGCCGCCTTGCGGTAGTAGATCTGCCAGGTCTGCGAGTTGGTGGGCAGCTGGTAGATCTTGCCGTCGAAGCTGTTCGCGGTCGGGCTGACCCAGTCCGCGAGTTCCTTCTCGTCGAACCGGGCGAGCTTGCCGCCCTCCGCCAGCCCGGCAGGGTCGATCGCGACCATGATGTCGGGCAGTGCGCCGGTCGAGTCGAGTTGGCGCGTGTACTCGTTGCGCTGCTCGGCACTCGGCGCGACAAGCTTCTTGATCTTCACCCCCGGCACCTCGGCGCTGGTTCTGGCGATGATGTCGTCCCAGTAGGAGGCGGTGAGGTTGGGGGTCTCGAAGGTGAGCAGACTCAACGTCACGTCACCTCCCGAACCGTCCCCGCCTTGGCTCCCGCCACCGCCGACGGCGCAGCCGCTCAGCGCGACCAGGCCCAACGACACCGCTACCGCACCCCAGTTGGCCCGCTTGCTCATGAGGCCCTCCTTGCTGGTCGAACCCACCAGGGGATGTCGCTCGGCCAGAATTTAGATAAGTAAGTTTCTTGTCAATATTGCTGTTGCGGCGTCAATTTAGATACCGTGCCGCCGTGAGTCAAGACATCGGTGAAACCCGGGGAAACACAACTCCCCCAGGCCGTGCGGGCGATGCCCATCTCCTGCGCAGGCTCAATCTCTCGGCCGCGGTGCGGGCCTTCCTCGACGCCGCCTCACTGTCGGTCAGTGACGTGCGTTCGATCGTCGGGGTCTCCCGGCCCACCGCCGAGGATCTGGTCGCGACGCTGCTGGACGAGGGCTTCGTCCGTGAGGCGCTCGACCGTCCGGACGGCGAGCGGTCGGCGGGACGGCCGGCCCGGCGCTACGAGGTCGTGGCCGAGAACCACGCCGTCGTCGGAGTCGACATCGGCGCCCACAAGGTGGCCGTGGTCGTCTGCGATCTGCGCGGAAACGTCCTGGCGGTACGCAGGCGCAGCGTCGACTCCGGCATCGGGCCGGCCGGGCGCATCGGGGCGGCGGCGCGGCTGGCGGAGACGACCCTCCGGCAGACCGGGACGGACCGGGAACACGTCCGCTCGGTGGCCTGCGGCATCACCGGCGTGGGCGCCAACGGCTCGGAGGTCATGGACATCCGCACCGTTCCCGCAGGCCAGGACCTGGACGTCTACTCACTCCCGGGCTTCGACAGGATCGACGTGGTGTCGGAGGTGTCGGAGCGCTTCAAGTGCGACGTGCTGGTCTCCAACGACATCCACCTCGCGGCGGTGGCCGAGCAGTGGCAGGGCGGCGCCGGGGCGCGCGACCTCGTCTACATGCACGCCGGCCGCCGCCTCGGTGCCGCGATCGTCATCAACGGGCAGATCCACCACGGACGGCACGGCCTGGCGGCGTCCGTCGGTTCCATGAAGATCCTGGGATGGGCCGAAGCGATGGCGCAGCTCGACCGCGAGAGCCGCAAGCTTGCGGGCTCGGCCGCCGAGGAGTCCACCAGCGGCAACGTCCGGGCACTCTTCGAAGCGGCCGCGAACGGCGACCGCACCGCGGTGCGCACCGTCGACCGCGTCGCCGAGGCCCTCGCCCTGGGCGCCTCCGTCCTGGTCCACGCCGTCGACCCCGATCTCGTCGTGCTTGGCGGCGGTCTGTCCCGCGCGGGGGACGTGCTCGCCGGCCCCTTCGAGCGGCACTTGGCCGCCACCTCCCTCAACAACCCGGAGTTCCGCGTGTCCCTGCTCGGCGACGAGTCCGTCGCCCTCGGCGCCGCCCGGCTGGCGCTCGACGATCTCAAGGAGCGCCTGCTCGCAGTGCAGGCCTGATCCACCCCCTCTCACCGCACCAGGGAGTCACCGAATGATCGAGCCCGGACGCGTTGCCGTGCCCGCGCCCACCGCCCCCGTGTCCCTCTCCGGACTCGGCGGGACCGAGACCACGACGATGGTCCTGCTGCCGAGGGCGGACGGCCTGCCCGATATCGGGTGGGTGGGGCTCCCCCTGGCGGCGACGGACGTCCGGTCCCTGACGCTCCCGGCCTCGGTCGAGACCACGGCCTGGAACTCCTGGCTGACCGGCTCACCCGTCAGCGTGCTCCCGGAGCACGCGCGCGGCTACCTCGGACGGCCCGCACTGCTCGGCCACCGGGTCGGCCCCGAAGGCCCGGGGAGCGACTGGTCCACCGCGTTCGGCCCCGGCCCGGTGCGCTGCGACGACGGCTCACTCGTGGTCCGGGCCACCGACGAGGCAGCGGGGCTCGACCTGCGCTTCGAGGCCGAAGCCGTCCACGGAGGAGGGCTCCGCCTCCGGCACGTGCTGACCAACACCGGCGCCGGCCCCTACGTGGTCGACGCGCTCGATGTGGTCGTCCCCGTTCCGACCGGCGCGGGCGAGATCCTCGACTTCACCGGGCGGTGGGCCCGCGAGCGGCAGCCCCAGCGCCGCGCCCTCGCGGACGGGCAGTGGGTCCGGGAGCACCGTCGCGGCATGCGGGTTCTCGACGGCACCGGTCTCGTCGTGGTCGGCACCCCCGGCTTCGGATACGGCGAGGGTGAGGTGCTCGGTGTCCACCTCGCCTGGAGCGGCAACCACCGGTACGCGGTCGAGCAGCTCAGCTCCGGCACCGCCGTCGTCCGGGCCGGCGAGTTGCTGCACCCGGGCGAGGTGGTCCTCGCCGAAGGCGAGACGTACACGACGCCCTGGGTGCACGTGGCCGCGTCCGCGCGCGGCCTCGACGGACTGGCGGACGCGACCCATCAGTACGTCCGGTCGCTCGCCGCCCATCCGTCGTCGCCCGCACCCGTCATGTTCAACCCGTGGGAGGCCGTCTACCTCGACCACGACCTGGAGACGCTGACCGCGCTGGTCGACATCTCGGCCGAGCTGGGTGCCGAGCGATTCGTGCTCGACGACGGGTGGTTCGCCGGCCGCACCTCCCTCGACGACGGCCTGGGTGACTGGACCCCGGACCCGGCGGTGTGGCCGCACGGCCTGGCACCGCTGGTGGACCGGGTGCACGGGAAGGGGATGGAGTTCGGGCTCTGGTGGGAGCCGGAGGCCGTCAACCCGAACTCCGCGGTCCACCGCGCTCATCCCGACTGGATTCTGCGGACGGGCAATCGGACGCCGGTGCTGGAACGCAACTGCTACCTGCTCGATCTCGGCCGGGAGGACGTGCGGAACCACCTGCTCGACTCCTTCGGCCGGCTGGCTGCGGCGCACCGGATCGACTTCGTCAAGTGGGACCACAACCGCGACCAGATCGACGGCGGTGACTCGCGCGGCTCCGGCCGGCCCGCGTCACGGCGGCAGACCCTCGCCTTCCGCGAGCTCCTCGACGAACTGGCCCGCCGCCATCCCGGCATCTCGTGGGAGAGCTGTGCCTCGGGAGGCGGCAGGATCGACCTGGACGTACTCGAACGGGTCCAGAGCGTCTGGGCCTCCGACGTCACCGATCCGCTGTCCCGCCAGCCGATCCAGCACTGGAGCGCCCAGCTCGCCCCGCTGGAGTACCTGGGCGCCCATGTCGCCGCGCCGGTCTCCCACCAGACCGGCCGGACCAGCAGTCTGGATCTCCGCGCGGCCACGGCCTGTTTCGGCCAGTTCGGCGTCCAGTGGGACCTCACGAAGGTGCCGGCCGGCGAGCTGGACCGTCTTGCGTGCTGGATAGGCCTCTACAAGCGGCACCGCGCGCTCCTGCACACGGGGCGGCTGACCCGAGTCGGACTGCCCGAGGGCCTGCTCGCCCATGGAGTGGTCGCCCGGGACGGCTCGGAGGCACTCTTCTCCTACGCCCAGCTCGACGAGACAGTGCCCGTGCCACCGCGGCTCCGCATACCGGGCCTCGCCCCGGACCGGACCTACCACGCCTCGCTCGTCGCACCGGCTGACCCGTCGGTGAGCTGGGAGGTCACGGGCGTCCGGGCCACCGGTGCGGCGCTCGGAGCACTGGGACTGCCAGGTCCTGCGCGGGCGCCTCAGAGCGCGGCGCTGGTCCATCTGCGTGCCGTCTGATCTCTGCGCGCCGTCTGATCCGGCATCCCCCGCCGCCGGACCGGCCAGGTCCCGGCCCCGGAAATGCTGTGGTCCACCCCCCGGCTCGGGGGGTGGACCACGGGTTCTCAGCCCTGCCAGCTGTGCGGGGCGCGGAAGCCCGGGGTGCGCTCCAGGCGGCGCCAGCCCGCGGTGTCGCGGCCGCGGCGGGCGGGGGCGTCGGTGGGCTGGGCGGCTGCGCGGGCGAGCAGGACCGCGGTTATGGCGGCCAGCTCCTCGGGGTCGGCCAGACCCTTCTCGACGCGCAGCACGGACTCGGTGGCAGTGCTCATGGATGTCTCTCCGTCTTCTCGGCAGGTCTTCGCGGGGCCTTGCAGGGTTGCTGCGGGGCCGCGGACTACTGCGGGGGGTTGCCGTGCTTGCGGGACGGCAGGTCGGCGTGCTTGGAGCGGAGCATCGCCAGCGAGGCGATCAGAACCTCGCGGGTCTCGGCAGGGTCGATGACGTCGTCGACCAGGCCGCGCTCGGCGGCGTAGTACGGGTGCATCAGTTCGGCCTTGTACTCCTTGACCATGCGGGTCCGCATGGCCTCCGGGTCCTCGGCGTCGGCGATCTGCCGGCGGAAGATGACGTTGGCGGCACCTTCGGCGCCCATCACCGCGATCTCGTTGGTCGGCCAGGCGTAGGTGAGGTCCGCACCGATGGACTGGCTGTCCATGACGATGTAAGCACCGCCGTAGGCCTTGCGCAGGATCAGCGAGATCCTCGGCACCGTCGCGTTGCAGTAGGCGTAGAGCAGCTTCGCGCCGTGCCGGATGATTCCACCGTGCTCCTGATCGACGCCGGGCAGGAAGCCGGGTACGTCCAGAAGAGTGACGATGGGAATGTTGAACGCATCACACATCTGGACGAACCGGGCGGCCTTCTCGCTCGCCTCGATGTCCAGGACACCGGCCAGGGCCTGCGGCTGGTTGGCGACGATGCCGACGACCTGGCCGTCCAGACGGGCCAGCGCGCAGATGATGTTGCGGGCCCAGCGCTCGTGGATCTCCAGGTAGTCGCCGTCGTCGACGAGCTCCTCGATGACCTTGTGCATGTCGTACGGGCGGTTGCCGTCGGCCGGGACGAGGTCCAGCAGGACGTCGCCGCGCCGGTCGGCCGGGTCGTCGCTCGCCACCGTGGGCGGGTTCTCCCGGTTGTTCGAGGGCAGCATCCCGATGAGGTAGCGGACCTCGGCGATGCAGGTCTCCTCGTCGTCGTACGCGAAGTGCGCGACGCCCGAGGTCTCGGCGTGCACATCGGCGCCGCCGAGGCCGTTCTGCGTGATCTCCTCGCCGGTGACCGCCTTGACGACGTCCGGTCCGGTGATGAACATCTGCGAGGTCTCGCGGACCATGAAGACGAAGTCCGTGAGCGCCGGGCTGTAGGCCGCGCCGCCCGCGCACGGGCCGAGCATCACGCTGATCTGCGGGATGACACCGGAGGCCCGGGTGTTGCGCTGGAAGATGCCGCCGTAGCCGGCGAGCGCCGAGACGCCCTCCTGGATACGGGCGCCGGCGCCGTCGTTGAGCGAGACCAGCGGGGCACCGGCCGAGATGGCCATGTCCATGATCTTGTGGATCTTCGTGGCGTGGGCCTCGCCCAGCGCGCCGCCGAAGATCCGGAAGTCGTGTGCGTAGACGAAGACCGTGCGGCCGTCGACCGTGCCCCAGCCGGTGATGACACCGTCGGTGTACGGCTTCTTCTCCTCCAGGCCGAAGCCGGTCGCCCGGTGCCGGCGCAGCTGCTCGACCTCCTTGAACGAACCCGGGTCCACGAGCAGCTCGATCCGCTCACGCGCGGTCAGCTTGCCCTTGGCGTGCTGCGCCTCGGTCGCCCGGTCACTCGGTCCGCGGCGTGCCTGCTCGCGCAGTGCCAGCAGTTCCGCCACACGGCCACGGGTGTCGCTCGGCTCGCCCTGGGTTTCGTCCACAACGGTCATGTACCGACCCTACGAACCCCACCCAGAAAATCCTGCCGTCGACTCCGTACAGTCTCCTGGCCGGTTTCCTGGTGGAGCCTGACAGAAGCCATGGGCCATGCAGGCGAAGTACCAGCCCGCACCCGTCCTCGTTTGTGGATGTTCCACAAAGGTTCACTGTGGTCTGCCACACACCCCCGTCAGCCGGGGAGTGTCCGGCGGCTGGGCGTCCTGGACCTTCTGGATGTCCTCCAGCCTCGACCGTACCGGCTCCGTGGGGTGCGCCATCGTGAGCAGCACCGCCTCGTAGAACGCGTCCCGCACCGCCGCCGGCATCACGTCCGACGCGTCCAGGCAGAGCGGCACCCGCTGGTCCGTGAAGCGCCGGCTCACCTGCTGGTCGACCGTGCCCGTCTTGGGCGGGACCGCGGCGTTGGCCGAGAACACCCCGCCCGTGCGGCCCCACTCCTCCTGGGCATCCCGGGAGGCGAGCCGCCGGATCATCTCGCGGGCCGGGCCGCTCCGGCCGAAGAGCGCCGCGAAGTCGGCCGACACCTCGTGGGCCTTCACCGTATAGGGGCCGCCGGGCAGCAGCGGTGCCGAGTCCCCGAAGGCGGCCCGCTCCTTGCGGTCGCCGTAGAAGGCGCGGGCGAAGGAGCCCTGGTGCTCCAGGTCGCAGCCGCCGCCGAAGAGCAGTCCGTGGCCACCGGCCCGTCCGCGGTGGTCGGCCAGCAGCATGTCGCCGGCCCGGTCCGGGTCCTGGGCGAGCATCCCGGCCCACGCGGTCCAGGCGTCGGCCACCGGGGCCTCGGTCCACTTCATGTCGCCGGTCGCCCAGCGGGCGTACAGCACCGGGCCCGCGCGCTGGAGGATGAGGTCCTCGATCCAGTCGCTGCCGGGCCAGCCGGACGCGCCGTCGTCGACCATGCCGATGCACCACGAGGCCAGCGGCGCGGGGCTGCGGCCCGGGGCCGCGCCGTCGCGGTACCAGACGATGGACTTGAGGTCGGCCTTGAGCGGTACCCACAGATCGTCGGCGATGTCCTGTGCCTCGGGCTGCCACGGATTGCCGTACTCCTCGGGGTCGTACAGCCCCTTCAGGGAGCGCAACCGGTCCTCGTCCGCGTACTCGACGAGTTCGCCGACGCCCGGCAGGATCGCGATGTCGGGCGGGTCTCCGGCCTGGACCTCGGCGAGCAGCACCTCGCGGGTCGCGGCGGTGCCCTGGTAGGTGTACGGGATCCCGAACCCGTCCAGGACGTCCTTGAACCGCTGCTCCTGGTCGTCGGTCCACGGGCCGAGGATCGTCACCTTCGGTTCCTCGTCGCTGCCGCCGGGGGCGGCGAGTCCGCAGCCGGCTGCGGTCAGGAACAGGGCCAGGACGAGGAGGAACGCGCGGGGGTACGGGGTCATCCGGCCCTCCAGTAGTCGGCGTTGAGGCGCCGACAGATGCCGGCGGCCGGCAGCAGGACGATCAGCGCGGCGCCGCCCAACGCCCCGTAGTACGTCCAGCTCTGCCAGCTCCGGGCGGCCAGCCGGCCGCGCAGGGCGGTGGAGTTGTCGGTGACGAAGTTCTGGGAGGCGACCAGGTCCGCGGTTTCGTGGGCCCGTCGCTCGATCGCGACCAGCCGGTGGCGGGCGGTGTCCAGCCGCTCCTGGGTGTGGACGGTGGCCCACAGCGGGACGACGGCGAGCGCGACGGTCACCAGCAGCGCCGCCAGCAGCCACGGGTCCTGGCTGCGGCCGCAGCGGGTGCGCAGCACCCACAGGGTGCTGAGGCAGGTCAGGGCCAGGACCAGCAGGCCCAGTTCGGCGACGGCCCAGCCGGTCCGCTGAAGCGTTCCGAGCGAACTGACCCGGTCCACGCGCCGCATCTGGTGGTCCTGGAGGACGTCGAGTCGCGGCACGACCCCGGTGCCCGGCCGGTCGAGGATGGTTCGGGCCTCCGCGAATTTCTCCTCCTGCATCAGGTCGTCGTGCACGTACTTGACTGCGCCGGGCGTGACGGAGCTGCTGTACGAGGTCAGCAGGCCCTTGACCGTCTTGAGGACGCCGCGGCCGCGTTCCCCGTCGATCTGTACGTCGGAGAGCCTGGACAGGCCCTGGTCGGCGGCCGCCAGCTGGTTCTCGTACCGCGCTCCGGCGCCGACCACCTCGTCGATCCCGTGATCGAGCGAGCTCTTCGCCTCCTGATGGGCGCGGAGCAGGGCGAGTTGGGTGGCGGCGGCCCCCTGGACGGCGGGTGCGTCGCGGGTGCGCATCTCGCCCGCGGCGTTCTGCACCTCGCGGTAGGAGACGAGCAGGGCGGTCATCGAGACGAGCGCGGTCACCACCATGACGGCCAGGTGCCGTTCCAGCAGCCGTCTGGTGCGTGAGCGGGTGCGGCGGCGGGTCCGGAAGGTGCGTGTCCACCGGGTCGGCGAGGGCATCACAGGCTCCTTCCGCAGGCGATGCAGAACCGGGCGCGGGGCCCGGCGAGATGGCGGCAGTGCGGGCATTTCACCGGCTTCCCCGTGGTGTGGCCGGGCAGTTCCAGCCCGTGGCCCGAGGCGATGTGCAGCTGTCCCCGGCGCACGGTGCCGCGGTCGACGGTCGGGCCGACCCGGACCAGTCCGCGCGGGCCGTCGAGGATGTCGGCCACCTCGCGCACGTCCTGGAGCACCCAGGCGGCGCCGATCTCGGTGGCGAGCCGGACCGCGAGGCCGAACTGCTGCTCGGCCTCGTCGCGGCTCATCGGGTCGAGTGCGGCGTATCCGCGGTTGAGGGCGGTCCGCATCTGGGTGGCGGCGTTCATCGCCTGGAGCGTGCCGCCCCCGCCGCCGGTGCCCCCCGCGCCCACGGCGAATCCGGGCGGCAGCCAGCGGACCAGCAGCGGGGCGGTGGCGTCCCCGACGGAGACGGTGGCCAGTTGCAGCAGCACGCCGAGCGGGTCGGTGCTCGCGTCGGCGTGCACGGTGAGGAGGTAGTCGCGGGTGCCCGGCTCCCACTGGTGGGTGGGGAAGCGGGCCCGGTGCGGCTCCTCCTGCCCCGTGGCGGGTGTGAGCCGTTGCTGGCGGGGGGCCGTCTCGGTCAGTTCGACCGCGCGCACCGCCGGACGCGCGGTCACCACGACCGGCAGTTCGGGGCTGCGGACCCGGCGCAGCCGTCGCAGCGCCCCGACGGCCGCGGGGCCGAACCGGTCGGGGGCGTGCTCGGCGGTGCCGTGCAGGCGCTCGACGACGGCGAGCAGCGGCGCGGGGTCCCAGTCGCCGCCGACCGCCAGCACGTCCGCGGTGAACGCGCCGTCGCAGATGGCGAGTTCCTCCCGGAGCGCGCCTCCGTCCCCGTCGGGCCCGGCCTCGTCCGCCGGGTCCCGGCCGCTGCCGTCGGTGATCAGCAGCAGGTGCCGTAGTGGCAGCGGGCGTTCGGCGAACAGTGCGCGGGCGGCGGCGAGCCAGGCGGGGTAGCCGGGCGGCGGCCGGTCCTCCGCCGCCGGGACGATCCGGCCCGCGCTGAACGCGGCGCGGCGCTTCTCCATCGTGTCGGCCAGCGCCCACCGGCCATGCAGCGGGTAGCAGCGGGACGGCTCCCCGCTCTCGTCGGCGCCTCCCAGGACGGCGAAGGAGACCCCGTCGGGCAGGGCCCGCAGCGTGGCGGCGAGGGCGGCCGCCGCGGACTCCCGGCGCCCGGCGGCGACGTCCAGCACGATGACGACGGCGAGTTCGACGGCGGGCACCTCGTCGCGGGGACCGGTACCGGCGGCCTTGACCCGCAGATGGGCGTCGATCCGGGTGTCGTGGTGCGGCTGCTGGTCGCGCCGGAGGTCCAGGGACACCTTGAACTCCAGCCCGGACGAGGGGGCGATGGCGCCCATGAACTGCCTCCAGGGGTACGGGACGGGGTGTAGGTCCTGCGGTCGCGCCGTGGCCCTCGGTGACGGCCGTCAGAAGCGGGTCTGCGGCCGGACCGCGTGCGACAGGTCGATCAGCCGCTCGTACTCGGCCGGTCCCTGCCGCTGCCGGGCCAGCCAGCGGTAGCACTGCTCCAGCTCCGCCCGTACCGCCCGCTCCCCGCGAACGGCCGGGGGTGGCATCCCGATCCGCAGCAGGCCGTCCCGGGGACGCGGGTCCCGGCCCGCGGCGCGGACGGCGTCGAGCTTCCACTCGTACAGCTCGGTCCGCAGCAGCCAGGCCGCCTCGTCGCCCGTGACCACCTGGGACGGCGTGCCCGGCTCCGGCGCGAGGGCGGCCAGGCAGGCGTCGATCTCCGTCTCGTCGGGCAGCGGCCGGTCCCCCGTCGCGAGCCGGGCCGCCCTGACGCGGAGGGCGGCGATCCGGGCGACGGTGTGGTCCCGCGACTCGTCCGGCACCAGGGCCAGGACCTCGGTCGCCGCGGTCCGGTCGCCGCGCGCCAGAGCGAGCCTGGCCAGGCCCAGGGCCGCGCCGACGTGCGAGGGGTTGCGGGCGTGCACGGCCCGGAAGAGTTCGTACGCCGAGGGACCCGCCCCTGCGGGCCGGCCGTCGCCGAGCTGTTCCGCGCTGTACGCCAGCGCCAGCTTGGCCGCGTACTCGCCCGGCAGGGCCCGGTGCACGGCGGAGAAGTGCTCCAGGGCCGCTTCGAGCATGGGCTGCCGGTCGTCCAGCACATCGGCGCTGCGCAGCGCGACGAGCCCCCAGTGCCAGCTGAGCCGCCACTGCCGGACCGGCCCGGGGCCCGGTATGGCGGCGGCGGCCTGTACCTGTTCCCGGGCCGCCACCAGCGCCTCGTCGCCGTCCTGGCCGAGCAGCAGC
This genomic interval from Streptomyces sp. NBC_00464 contains the following:
- a CDS encoding carbohydrate ABC transporter permease: MNSRTPWIRPLLATGVAAVFCMPLYVALVNVFKPSSEVVSSPLALPLPPTLDNLGHVLSRPDGLFWYGLVNSVTLTAASILITTLLAAMSAYHLVRSDRWWSRVVLGVMLSGLMIPPAVIMLPITRILDAVGLMHTMPGAVLVDVGYYLPFAVFVFMGFIRSIPRELEEAAAVDGAGRFRIFWQVVFPLLRPASASVLIFLGVWVWNDFLTPLLVLGPGAGNTVTVGIFRSIGPYQQDFGAVFAFMLLATLPVLAFYLAFQKQFVRGLTGGATKG
- a CDS encoding carbohydrate ABC transporter permease; translated protein: MVLAPILWTLYTGLTDERATRPETSFIGLENYGFLLGNEEFLHSLWNTVVITVIVVLLTNLLGLAIALLLRRQGRLYSLLRSVYFTPVILSAVVVSVIGRSILADDGLLNSALVSLGVEHPPGWLTDPSYAIYSVSGIMVWQLLGFAVVVYLAGLAGIPAELDEAASLDGAGPWQQFRAITWPLLAPSLTINTVMLMISSFKVYDQIAVLTNGGPGTDGTATVAFEVIRTAFSEQRPGVASAMAGIMLVVVSAASVTTLKLLQRREVNL
- a CDS encoding ABC transporter substrate-binding protein, which produces MSKRANWGAVAVSLGLVALSGCAVGGGGSQGGDGSGGDVTLSLLTFETPNLTASYWDDIIARTSAEVPGVKIKKLVAPSAEQRNEYTRQLDSTGALPDIMVAIDPAGLAEGGKLARFDEKELADWVSPTANSFDGKIYQLPTNSQTWQIYYRKAAFEKAGITTPPKKWDELLAAVDKLKAAQIKPFVIGGGAPDGLGPRWTFAQLVADEVYAKDPEWLDKLTAGKTDFSDPLFVNAATKMKALAGKENVDNLSATYAQAQEDFLKGKGAMYPMGSWFPASPDKAQQKEFGAFPMPTQDGSLVMPVYTGGGLSVSAKSPDVAKAKQWAVEFSKLNADGGAKYDGLFVALKGYKPPAGLPPLYNTTLDLYEKARAGGTVTPSFGNESGVPALPSGFIPKVDAALNDLLNGRADVDEFVATLNTKYKELTK
- a CDS encoding ROK family protein, which produces MSQDIGETRGNTTPPGRAGDAHLLRRLNLSAAVRAFLDAASLSVSDVRSIVGVSRPTAEDLVATLLDEGFVREALDRPDGERSAGRPARRYEVVAENHAVVGVDIGAHKVAVVVCDLRGNVLAVRRRSVDSGIGPAGRIGAAARLAETTLRQTGTDREHVRSVACGITGVGANGSEVMDIRTVPAGQDLDVYSLPGFDRIDVVSEVSERFKCDVLVSNDIHLAAVAEQWQGGAGARDLVYMHAGRRLGAAIVINGQIHHGRHGLAASVGSMKILGWAEAMAQLDRESRKLAGSAAEESTSGNVRALFEAAANGDRTAVRTVDRVAEALALGASVLVHAVDPDLVVLGGGLSRAGDVLAGPFERHLAATSLNNPEFRVSLLGDESVALGAARLALDDLKERLLAVQA
- a CDS encoding alpha-galactosidase codes for the protein MIEPGRVAVPAPTAPVSLSGLGGTETTTMVLLPRADGLPDIGWVGLPLAATDVRSLTLPASVETTAWNSWLTGSPVSVLPEHARGYLGRPALLGHRVGPEGPGSDWSTAFGPGPVRCDDGSLVVRATDEAAGLDLRFEAEAVHGGGLRLRHVLTNTGAGPYVVDALDVVVPVPTGAGEILDFTGRWARERQPQRRALADGQWVREHRRGMRVLDGTGLVVVGTPGFGYGEGEVLGVHLAWSGNHRYAVEQLSSGTAVVRAGELLHPGEVVLAEGETYTTPWVHVAASARGLDGLADATHQYVRSLAAHPSSPAPVMFNPWEAVYLDHDLETLTALVDISAELGAERFVLDDGWFAGRTSLDDGLGDWTPDPAVWPHGLAPLVDRVHGKGMEFGLWWEPEAVNPNSAVHRAHPDWILRTGNRTPVLERNCYLLDLGREDVRNHLLDSFGRLAAAHRIDFVKWDHNRDQIDGGDSRGSGRPASRRQTLAFRELLDELARRHPGISWESCASGGGRIDLDVLERVQSVWASDVTDPLSRQPIQHWSAQLAPLEYLGAHVAAPVSHQTGRTSSLDLRAATACFGQFGVQWDLTKVPAGELDRLACWIGLYKRHRALLHTGRLTRVGLPEGLLAHGVVARDGSEALFSYAQLDETVPVPPRLRIPGLAPDRTYHASLVAPADPSVSWEVTGVRATGAALGALGLPGPARAPQSAALVHLRAV
- a CDS encoding acyl-CoA carboxylase subunit epsilon, producing the protein MSTATESVLRVEKGLADPEELAAITAVLLARAAAQPTDAPARRGRDTAGWRRLERTPGFRAPHSWQG
- a CDS encoding acyl-CoA carboxylase subunit beta, whose product is MTVVDETQGEPSDTRGRVAELLALREQARRGPSDRATEAQHAKGKLTARERIELLVDPGSFKEVEQLRRHRATGFGLEEKKPYTDGVITGWGTVDGRTVFVYAHDFRIFGGALGEAHATKIHKIMDMAISAGAPLVSLNDGAGARIQEGVSALAGYGGIFQRNTRASGVIPQISVMLGPCAGGAAYSPALTDFVFMVRETSQMFITGPDVVKAVTGEEITQNGLGGADVHAETSGVAHFAYDDEETCIAEVRYLIGMLPSNNRENPPTVASDDPADRRGDVLLDLVPADGNRPYDMHKVIEELVDDGDYLEIHERWARNIICALARLDGQVVGIVANQPQALAGVLDIEASEKAARFVQMCDAFNIPIVTLLDVPGFLPGVDQEHGGIIRHGAKLLYAYCNATVPRISLILRKAYGGAYIVMDSQSIGADLTYAWPTNEIAVMGAEGAANVIFRRQIADAEDPEAMRTRMVKEYKAELMHPYYAAERGLVDDVIDPAETREVLIASLAMLRSKHADLPSRKHGNPPQ